ATGCATTGCAGATATCGAGAATGGGGTTGGCAGATCTTTGAGTCATTTGAGAAATACACAAAGGTAGAATCCGGCGGATACTCTTCTTTAGATGATGTCACCACAGTTCCTCCTCCAAAAAGAGACAAGATGGAGACATTTTTCCTGGGTGAAACATTGAAATATTTGTACTTGCTCTTCGGAGATAGCTCTGTTATGCCACttgataaatttgtttttaacaCGGAGGCTCATCCTTTACCAATCAAAAGCTCTTAAGAGAAAGGCAATATTGTGAAGGGTAGCGTGTGAAAGCTTAACACCTGTTGGCGTGGGCACAGTTTCTACTGGTTTTTGACATGGTTTAGTTATTTATATTGTTATGAAGGCTGCCTATCCCTAGTTGGCCGGGATCCCCACTTTATCTAAGCGGTGGCTTGACTTTACATGCCTTCAACACATCGACGAAATTGATCTGCAATTAGACGCCTACAAAAACAAAAGTTACGTTGCCATTTACTTGGTCCACCTAATCATCACGGGCTTGTAATATTTGTTACGATAGACAACTTTTTTCAGGTTATGTAAGGATGGGGTTTTGCCCGCCAGAATTCGAGTGAAATATGGCCATATGTAATTGACTTCTCTGATTAATTTCTCTGATTAATTTGTGGTCCCAAATCAACTGATCCCGTCATATTTTTGTTAATATTTCACAATCATTATCATTGCCTCAAGGTTACATACCATCTGTAATGATCCATGATTGTCTCTTTTTATTGTCATCAGGTCACACTGAAATGTACATTCGCACATTCATTTTGATGGAGAAACAGATTATCACCGTCTCGAACGACGTGTACATCATCTATTTCTGCATTCTCGGCATTAACGACTTTCGTAAATGTGTAGCCTCCAAAATTTTCACCTGCAGTTTCACAATGTTACAAAATGAgcaattatttgttactttttttcttcttcttttgtttaaTAAATTCGGATTCCAGTTGATTTGTAATTGTTTTCCCCTTACGTTTCAGATTTATTTTAagcccttttaattatttttagtcaGACTTACCAGCCACTCTGAGAAGCTCTTGTATTGAATCAGGTAGGAGTATCAACTTTCCAAGTTGCCTACTTGATGTACTGCTGCTCAGCAAGTGCATGTGAATAGTAACTCTCTTCTTGGTCGGTATAATTTCCTCCCTGTAAATGGGTGAATTGAAGAAATTTTGGGCCCAATTTCTATTTCCATTTGGACTAGTTGTTTCTGGCCCGATAATCTCTATCCTATGTTCATCATCTAAATTTTTGTTCTTTTCGTAGGTCTGTAAGAGCTCATATATGCTCTTGCTTCCCTGCTGCTCTGCCGATGCTTTTGGCGTCCTTGCTCTTGCATCTGGTTTATTAACGCCTGCTCCTCCCTCCACCAGAATCTTAACCATTTCATTATGCCCCTTAGGAACAGCATCATGGAGAGCTGTTTGGCCATCCTCTGCTGTTGAAATTCCTTTCATAGGGAATCTACCTCTTTGAATCGTCTCTATAGCCTCTGATCCTGAGATATTTATGCCTATTGCTTCTCTCTGTGATTGCTCTTCATATCCAGCACTCAAACAACTTCCTCCCATTGCTCCTTGCCCAAGCCTTGAATTCTGGATCAACTCCGGATCTATATTGGACTGGTCAAAGCTGCTGCTGTGAAGCCCATTTATTTTCTGCGAGAACAAACCATCAGTTCTTGTTCATGATAACATTGTCTTCCATTACTCTAAAAATTGTCTAGTATGATATTTACCATGTAAAGATTACGCATCATAACACGTCCTTCTTCTGTATTTATTTGTAAGATGCTCATCAGTGAGGTTCCGTTCAGTCGTAGTATTTGACAAAGCTCAGTGGTCCTAGCTGTGTATGGTTGTGGCCTACAACATAGAACTCCAACCTCTCCAAACATATCTCCTGCTGCAACCTTTTCCGTAACCTGTAAATCACATACCTGATAATGCCCATCAGCATGGGAGATTAAGTTCTGCAAATCAGGAATCAAACAGCCACCAAACTAATGTCAGAAATCGGcattttttagtttatatattattattctacACCCATAAGAATAAGCCTACTTACAACTGCTCCTGAGACAAGTATATACAGATCCGTTGGGGCTTCATTCTGCAGAATAACATCTTCTTTGGGTGGAAAATACTCGGCATCCATTTCTGAAACCTTTGACAGGGTAATAAATTTGCATTAGCATCTTGTGAAATAAAATTCAAAGTGATGCATGTGTATAAGAAAGATATGGACAGATATATAACATGAGAAGTATTATTACCAACTGAAATAGGAAGTCATCAGAAACTCCTTGGAAGAGATAGGCTTTTTGCAGGATGTGAAGGAAGAGATGCTGTGCAATGCTTGAGCGGATGGCTTTGGGTAAACTATTTAGGGTCTCTTGTTGCTTCAATCCTTCTGCTTTGAACCTTAAGCATATGTGTGACATTATTTGATCTTGTATGCGAGGGGACAATTGATTTCGTGTCACAAATTCCGAAGCAGCTCTAACTGTATCCCGCTGTAGCACCCAAAAATGTAAAAGGAATGGTTTCTTATTATTAGCACTTCCAAGGCTAGACATGGCATCCTTGTCAAAAAGAAAACACTGTTGAATCTGAATATAAAGGGATGGAAGCTTGTCATTTAGTGCCTAAGAATCTTGACATCACCTTTAAGCTAGTTTTTAACCTTGAATTTTTTTCATACAAAATTGTCAAATTGTGGGGTATAGAACTATAGATAGTAGATACATTGTCTTACAAATAACCAACATTTTCTGTAGGTATGGTAGTTTTGTTGATTGTGACGCTTAATTTCATTTGGTCCTTGTAGAACTTATTTTATATGTTCAGTTCCCCTGGCAGGTTAATAATGGATTTCTAACAGCCTGAAAGTTGAAAGGGGCAACTTACAAAATTACGGGTCCGGCTTGTCCAGTGAACTACCAGGTTAGTCATGTTCCCGATGAGGTAAGCTGTTAATCCCAAATTAAAGAACATGTAAAAGATATAAAACAGCATCTCTCTTGGATTCTCAGCATGCAAGTCTCCATAACCAGTGGTGGTGAGAGTTGTAATTGACCAGTAAATCGAAGTCACATATCTATCCCAGAGACTGTGCTGTTTGAAATTTGGGTACACTGTACCAATCCAGGTCCTGGAAGGATCAGGATATCTATCTGCAATCAGATAGTTAAAGCATCCAGCACAATGTACCGCAAACATGGTCACCTGAAATCAACCCAAGGAAAATAACCCTTTTTTTCAAATGACTGAAGGCAATATTTGTGATAGAGGGGAGACTAGAGGAAGTTTCAATGGCTTACAGAAATGAGCTTGGTGCACCGAGTCCAGAAGTAGTTGAACCGAATGTCTTT
The sequence above is drawn from the Gossypium hirsutum isolate 1008001.06 chromosome A05, Gossypium_hirsutum_v2.1, whole genome shotgun sequence genome and encodes:
- the LOC107958415 gene encoding potassium channel KAT1; its protein translation is MSFSCTKNFFQRFCMDEFRMDSDIHGSCFSSDLIPSLGARINHATKLRTYIISPFNPHYRAWEIWLVVLVIYSAWICPFEFAFLTDKNDALFIFDNIVNGFFAADIILTFFVAYLDGQSYLLVDDPKKIAIRYISTWLAFDVCSTAPFQSLSLMFTDHDSELGLRLLNMLRLWRLRRVSSLFARLEKDIRFNYFWTRCTKLISVTMFAVHCAGCFNYLIADRYPDPSRTWIGTVYPNFKQHSLWDRYVTSIYWSITTLTTTGYGDLHAENPREMLFYIFYMFFNLGLTAYLIGNMTNLVVHWTSRTRNFRDTVRAASEFVTRNQLSPRIQDQIMSHICLRFKAEGLKQQETLNSLPKAIRSSIAQHLFLHILQKAYLFQGVSDDFLFQLVSEMDAEYFPPKEDVILQNEAPTDLYILVSGAVNLISHADGHYQVCDLQVTEKVAAGDMFGEVGVLCCRPQPYTARTTELCQILRLNGTSLMSILQINTEEGRVMMRNLYMKINGLHSSSFDQSNIDPELIQNSRLGQGAMGGSCLSAGYEEQSQREAIGINISGSEAIETIQRGRFPMKGISTAEDGQTALHDAVPKGHNEMVKILVEGGAGVNKPDARARTPKASAEQQGSKSIYELLQTYEKNKNLDDEHRIEIIGPETTSPNGNRNWAQNFFNSPIYREEIIPTKKRVTIHMHLLSSSTSSRQLGKLILLPDSIQELLRVAGENFGGYTFTKVVNAENAEIDDVHVVRDGDNLFLHQNECANVHFSVT